In one window of Gossypium arboreum isolate Shixiya-1 chromosome 4, ASM2569848v2, whole genome shotgun sequence DNA:
- the LOC108460936 gene encoding uncharacterized protein At2g33490-like → MKSSFGKLRRFALHKNDNKDKLDILSSAHLDELAQAAQEMQDMRTCYDSLLSAAAATANSAYEFSESLQEMGSCLREKRVLPDDEESRRILLMLGNLQFELQKLVDNYRSHIVLTITNPSESLLNELRTVEDMKRQCDEKRSVYEYMVTQQKEKGRSKGGKGETFSLRQLQIARDEYDEVATLCVFRLKSLKQGQSRSLLTQAARHHAAQLNFFKKGLKSLEAIEPHLRQVTEQQHIDYEFSGLEDDDEEDGEIAYDPNKEGELSFDYRANEKGVDVASVSSIEEDEVSLSFPQTSYMENEEVNPERNHGDIQVSSREHRVGSHSAPIFPERKLDPAERVKQMLQSSTRKSNTYVLPTPNDSKSAVPARTVSSFTHTRTTNVAGRPYNLWHSSPLESGDGQLSEKSESVLKESNNSNTFTQLPPPLSEGQVVPAHPDSSTEAKRIKKKAASGPLTSKQASSRPIPSAELPHIASAVFSHLPVPQPLSPPKVSPSASPPLVSSPRINELHELPRPPPVSSAAKPAKPSASVGHSAPLVLRNQEHSASTIPSLASSGASPLPAPPSVVPRSFSIPSSNQRAMAIHVSRLLEAPQVPSPPLTPISIVNIKPLQDVSEVPSHGGQMRGGS, encoded by the exons aTGAAGTCTTCATTTGGTAAACTTCGAAGATTTGCGCTTCACAAGAACGATAACAAGGATAAATTAGATATTTTGTCTTCTGCTCATTTAGATGAACTTGCTCAAGCAGCTCag GAAATGCAAGATATGAGAACTTGCTATGATAGCTTACTTTCTGCAGCTGCAGCAACGGCAAACAGTGCTTATG AATTCTCAGAGTCACTGCAAGAAATGGGCTCCTGTCTGCGGGAAAAAAGAGTGCTACCTGATGATGAAGAAAGCC GTAGAATTTTGTTAATGTTGGGGAACTTACAGTTTGAACTCCAGAAACTTGTGGATAACTAT CGCTCGCATATAGTGCTGACAATTACAAACCCATCAGAGTCACTTCTCAATGAGCTTAGGACTGTCGAG GATATGAAGCGGCAGTGTGATGAAAAAAG AAGTGTCTATGAGTACATGGTGacacaacaaaaagaaaaaggaaggtcAAAAGGCGGGAAAGGTGAAACTTTCAGTTTGCGGCAATTGCAAATAGCTCGGGATGAATATGATGAAGTGGCAACCCTTTGTGTTTTCCGATTGAAATCTCTGAAGCAAGGGCAATCTAGAAGTCTTCTAACACAAGCTGCTCGTCACCATGCAGCACAG TTGAATTTCTTTAAGAAAGGACTTAAATCACTTGAGGCAATTGAGCCTCACCTTAGGCAGGTTACAGAACAACAACACATTGATTATGAGTTCTCTGGCCTTGAAGATGATGATGAGGAAGATGGTGAGATTGCTTACGACCCAAACAAAGAAGGGGAATTAAGTTTTGACTACAGAGCAAATGAGAAAGGGGTTGATGTTGCTTCTGTGTCATCAATAGAG GAAGATGAAGTAAGTCTTTCTTTCCCCCAAACTTCTTACATGGAAAATGAAGAG GTAAATCCAGAGAGAAATCATGGGGATATTCAGGTCTCAAGTAGGGAGCATAGAGTGGGTAGCCATTCAGCTCCCATATTTCCTGAAAGGAAGCTTGATCCTGCTGAAAGAGTAAAACAGATGTTGCAGTCGTCTACAAGGAAGTCTAACACTTATGTGCTTCCAACACCAAATGATTCCAAGTCTGCAGTCCCTGCAAGAACAGTTAGCTCATTTACCCACACAAGAACGACAAATGTAGCTGGACGTCCATATAATTTGTGGCATTCTTCCCCACTGGAGTCTGGTGATGGTCAACTATCAGAAAAATCTGAATCAGTCCTGAAGGAGAGTAATAATAGTAATACTTTTACACAACTACCCCCTCCTTTGTCTGAAGGACAAGTAGTACCTGCCCATCCTGATAGTTCCACTGAAgccaaaagaataaaaaagaaagCTGCATCCGGTCCATTAACCAGTAAACAAGCATCATCAAGGCCTATTCCTTCTGCTGAACTTCCCCATATAGCTTCAGCAGTATTTTCTCATTTGCCAGTTCCTCAACCATTATCACCTCCAAAAGTATCCCCAAGTGCATCACCTCCCCTTGTTTCTTCACCCAGAATAAATGAGCTTCATGAGCTTCCGAGGCCCCCTCCTGTTAGTTCAGCTGCTAAACCTGCAAAACCTTCTGCCTCGGTTGGCCACTCTGCTCCTCTAGTCTTAAGAAATCAAGAGCATTCTGCAAGTACTATTCCTTCATTGGCATCAAGTGGAGCTTCTCCTCTTCCAGCTCCACCTTCGGTTGTCCCTCGAAGTTTCTCTATACCCTCTAGCAATCAAAGAGCAATGGCGATTCACGTTTCCAGGCTTTTGGAGGCTCCACAAGTTCCATCCCCTCCATTGACGCCCATTTCCATTGTAAACATCAAGCCACTACAAGATGTTTCTGAAGTGCCATCTCATGGTGGCCAAATGAGAG GTGGGAGCTGA